A single region of the Equus przewalskii isolate Varuska chromosome 26, EquPr2, whole genome shotgun sequence genome encodes:
- the FBXO10 gene encoding F-box only protein 10 isoform X2 yields the protein MEAGGLPLELWRVILAYLHLPDLGRCSLVCKAWYELILSLDSTRWRQLCLGCTECRHPNWPNQPDVEPESWREAFKQHYLASKTWTKNALDLDSSVCFSLFRRRRERRTLSVGPGHEFDSLGSALAMASLYDRIVLFPGVYEEQGEIVLKVPVEIVGHGKLGEVALLASIDQHCSTTRLCNLVFMPAWFSPFMFKTTSGHVQFDNCNFENGHIQVHGPGTCQVKFCTFKNTHVFLHNVPLCVLENCEFVGSENNSVTVEGHPSADKNWAYKYLLGLIKSSPSVLPTEDPDSLMSLDLESRDQAWSPRTCDIVIEGSQSPTSPASSSPKPGSKAGSQEAEVGSDGERVAQTPDSSDGGLSPSGEDEDEDQLTYRLSYQVRGPRPVLGGSFLGPPLPGASIQLPSCLVLNSLQQELQKDKEAMALASSIQGCLIRKCLFRDGKGGVFVCSYGRAKMEGNIFRNLTYAVRCIHNSKIVMLRNDVHRCRAAGIFLRLEGGGLIAGNNIYHNAEAGVDIRKKSNPLILCNQIHHGLRSGIVVLGNGKGIIRNNQIFSNKEAGIYILYHGNPVVSGNHIFKGRAAGIAVNENGKGLITENVIRENQWGGVDIRRGGVPVLRSNLICFGYSDGVVVGDEGKGLIEGNTIYANKGCGVWMMSSSLPHVSSNHVSYNGLYGVAVFSQKDGSGEFPGGHGAQENFSEDGDAILWETELEKDDDPLRRPVTTALVESNSINHNGASGLYVQSSEALHIVTNVIHANGDRGITVAQSGQLTRVANNSISCNRQSGVKVEAQCKVELRGNGIYDNRGHGIITKGDSTVVIENDIIGNRGSGLQLLPRSDTKVIKNRIHSFRAYGIAVRGRAKALVQENIIFQGKTNKTIFQQISNNRDCVMQNNKFLVFKKKSDTWRLVNPPARPHLDNSLRGPSAAHGGQKVTAMATRITARVEGGYHSNRSIFCTIL from the exons ATGGAGGCTGGCGGCCTCCCCTTGGAGCTGTGGCGTGTGATCTTAGCCTACCTGCACCTTCCAGACCTGGGCCGCTGCAGCCTGGTGTGCAAGGCCTGGTATGAACTGATCCTCAGTCTTGACAGCACCCGCTGGCGGCAGCTGTGTCTGGGCTGCACTGAGTGCCGCCACCCCAACTGGCCCAACCAGCCTGATGTGGAGCCGGAGTCTTGGAGGGAGGCCTTCAAGCAGCATTACCTAGCCTCCAAGACATGGACCAAGAATGCCCTGGACTTGGACTCCTCCGTCTGCTTTTCCCTATTTCGCCGGAGGAGGGAACGCCGTACCCTGAGTGTCGGGCCAGGCCATGAGTTTGACAGCCTGGGCAGCGCCTTAGCCATGGCCAGCCTGTATGATCGAATTGTGCTGTTCCCAGGTGTGTACGAAGAGCAAGGCGAAATCGTCCTGAAGGTGCCCGTGGAGATCGTAGGCCACGGGAAGTTGGGTGAGGTGGCCCTACTAGCCAGCATTGATCAGCACTGCTCAACCACACGTCTGTGCAACCTCGTCTTCATGCCAGCCTGGTTCTCACCCTTCATGTTTAAG ACAACATCAGGTCATGTCCAGTTTGACAACTGCAACTTTGAGAACGGGCACATCCAGGTCCATGGCCCGGGCACCTGCCAAGTGAAGTTTTGCACCTTCAAAAACACCCATGTCTTCCTGCACAACGTGCCCCTGTGTGTCCTGGAAAACTGTGAATTTGTGGGCAGTGAAAACAACTCTGTGACTGTTGAGGGCCACCCATCCGCAGACAAGAACTGGGCCTACAAGTATCTACTGGGGCTTATCAAGTCCTCTCCCAGTGTGCTCCCCACGGAGGACCCTGACTCTTTAATGTCCCTGGACCTGGAGAGCAGGGACCAGGCCTGGAGCCCAAGGACCTGTGACATTGTCATTGAGGGCAGCCAGAGCCCTACCAGCCCAGCCTCTAGCTCCCCCAAGCCCGGCTCTAAGGCTGGCTcacaggaggcagaggtgggcagcGATGGGGAAAGGGTGGCCCAGACTCCAGACAGCAGCGATGGAGGCCTGAGTCCCAGCGGTGAGGATGAGGACGAGGACCAGCTCACATACAGACTGTCCTACCAAGTACGGGGCCCGCGGCCTGTGCTGGGGGGCTCCTTTCTGGGCCCACCACTGCCAGGAGCGTCCATTCAGCTGCCCAGCTGCCTGGTGCTGAACTCGCTGCAGCAGGAGCTGCAGAAGGACAAGGAGGCCATGGCACTGGCCAGCTCCATTCAGGGCTGCCTCATCCGCAAGTGCCTCTTCCGGGACGGCAAGGGGGGTGTCTTCGTTTGCTCCTATGGCCGCGCCAAGATGGAAGGGAACATCTTCCGCAACCTGACTTACGCAGTGCGGTGTATACATAACAGCAAG ATCGTGATGCTCAGGAACGACGTTCACCGCTGCAGGGCGGCAGGCATCTTCCTTCGCCTGGAGGGCGGAGGCCTGATCGCCGGCAACAACATCTACCACAACGCAGAGGCTGGCGTGGACATCCGGAAGAAGTCCAACCCACTCATCCTG TGTAATCAGATCCACCACGGCCTTCGCTCTGGCATTGTCGTCCTTGGCAATGGGAAAGGCATCATCCGGAACAATCAAATCTTTTCAAATAAGGAGGCTGGCATTTATATCCTGTACCACGGAAATCCAGTCGTGAG TGGGAACCACATTTTCAAGGGCCGAGCAGCCGGCATCGCAGTGAACGAGAATGGCAAAGGCCTCATCACAG AAAATGTGATCCGTGAGAACCAGTGGGGAGGTGTGGACATCCGCCGTGGTGGGGTCCCCGTCCTCAGGAGCAACCTCATCTGCTTCGGCTACTCAGATGGTGTGGTCGTGGGGGATGAGGGCAAAGGACTGATAGAAGGAAACACCATCTACG CTAATAAGGGCTGTGGTGTGTGGATGATGTCGTCCAGCCTGCCCCATGTCAGCAGCAACCACGTCAGCTACAATGGCCTGTACGGAGTGGCAGTGTTTAGCCAGAAGGACGGCTCTGGGGAGTTCCCTGGAGGCCATGGGGCCCAGGAGAACTTCAGCGAGGATGGGGACGCCATCCTCTGGGAGACAGAGCTGGAGAAGGACGACGACCCGCTGCGCCGGCCCGTCACCACAGCTCTGGTCGAGTCAAACAGCATTAATCACAATGGAG CCTCGGGACTCTACGTCCAGAGCAGCGAGGCGCTGCATATCGTCACCAACGTGATCCATGCTAATGGGGACAGAGGCATCACTGTGGCTCAGAGCGGCCAGCTCACCCGTGTGGCCAACAACAGCATCTCCTGCAACCGCCAGAGTGGGGTCAAGGTCGAGGCCCAGTGCAAGGTAGAGCTCCGGGGCAACGGCATCTATGACAACAGAGGCCATGGCATCATCACCAAGGGTGACAGCACCGTCGTCATTGAAAACGACATCATCGGCAACCGGGGCAGtgggctgcagctgctgcccaggTCCGACACTAag GTAATAAAGAACAGGATCCATTCCTTCCGGGCCTATGGCATCGCAGTGCGGGGCCGCGCCAAGGCCCTGGTGCAAGAGAACATCATCTTCCAGGGCAAGACCAACAAGACCATCTTCCAGCAGATCTCCAACAACCGAGACTGCGTCATGCAGAACAACAAGTTCTTGGTCTTCAAGAAAAA GTCTGATACGTGGCGCCTGGTGAACCCACCAGCACGGCCTCACCTTGACAACTCTCTCCGAGGCCCCTCTGCAGCCCACGGTGGGCAGAAGGTGACGGCCATGGCGACCAGGATCACAGCCCGTGTGGAAGGTGGTTACCACAGCAACCGCAGCATCTTCTGCACCATCCTGTAA